In a single window of the Melioribacteraceae bacterium genome:
- the hrcA gene encoding heat-inducible transcription repressor HrcA, giving the protein MKFLWDFNTFGFKILKNDVMIEYQLKDREKAILRFVIHQFILTANPVGSRNISKKFDIGLSPASIRNIMSDLEDMGLLNHPHTSAGRIPTDKGYRFYVDSLMDPPKIDEKTKQLIDNNIEKGISSDTEDLLKLTSAILSNLTNQIALVTYPKFEQAILEKIQIVQLSSSRILVIVSVKSGPVRTITLEIDAEVSEQLILSVQQFLNEKLSGLRFVEIRNTFGERIKDFNHEASRPIVRVFLDSVDKIFTDQTQNDAIISGTKNLLSQPEFEHISQFESIIELVENKDIIIHILDDKKKNDLTITIGNEHNEEKLNEYSLVQKEYKIGDLTGILGIMGPKRMDYSRVVAALVYIAEQLNKELTKQI; this is encoded by the coding sequence ATGAAATTTTTGTGGGATTTTAATACCTTTGGGTTCAAAATTTTAAAAAATGATGTAATGATAGAGTATCAATTAAAAGATCGTGAGAAAGCAATACTGCGGTTTGTGATTCATCAATTCATTCTTACCGCAAATCCGGTAGGTTCCCGTAATATTTCCAAGAAGTTTGATATTGGATTATCGCCGGCATCCATCCGCAATATTATGTCCGATCTAGAAGATATGGGACTCCTCAACCATCCTCACACTTCAGCCGGAAGAATTCCAACTGATAAAGGGTACCGTTTCTATGTTGATTCTTTAATGGATCCTCCTAAGATCGATGAAAAAACAAAACAGCTAATTGATAATAATATTGAAAAAGGGATCTCCTCCGATACCGAAGATCTGTTAAAACTTACATCAGCCATATTAAGTAATTTAACAAACCAAATTGCGTTAGTTACTTATCCAAAATTTGAACAGGCTATTTTAGAAAAAATACAAATTGTACAACTCTCCTCATCTCGTATTTTAGTAATTGTAAGCGTAAAATCGGGACCGGTTAGGACTATAACACTTGAGATTGACGCGGAAGTTAGTGAACAATTAATTCTCTCGGTACAGCAGTTCTTAAATGAAAAATTGAGCGGTCTCAGGTTTGTTGAAATTAGAAATACTTTTGGGGAAAGAATAAAAGATTTTAATCATGAAGCATCACGTCCAATTGTTAGAGTATTTCTCGATTCGGTTGATAAAATTTTTACCGATCAAACTCAGAATGACGCAATAATTTCGGGGACTAAAAACTTATTAAGTCAACCCGAGTTTGAGCATATTAGTCAATTCGAGAGCATTATTGAATTGGTTGAAAACAAAGATATTATTATTCACATCCTTGACGATAAAAAAAAGAATGATCTTACTATTACTATTGGGAATGAACACAATGAGGAAAAGTTGAATGAGTATAGTCTTGTTCAAAAAGAATATAAGATTGGAGATTTAACTGGAATATTAGGAATTATGGGACCCAAACGTATGGATTATTCCCGTGTGGTTGCCGCGCTGGTATATATCGCCGAACAATTAAATAAAGAATTAACAAAGCAAATATAA
- a CDS encoding nucleotide exchange factor GrpE, with product MNEELNDKEKSENKDTKIPIEGIDDLANEDVIEEPNDKSASNETAAKIEELEKLNFELKDTLLRKVAEFENYKRRTENDQLNLLKYAAESFIKNMLPIYDDLERTVAHVDDENNFEQTKKGILLLFEKFGKALENQGVKRIEAKGTKFDVALHEALMQQNVEGAEPHTVLDVIEQGYIYKDKVIRHAKVIVSGD from the coding sequence ATGAACGAAGAATTAAATGATAAAGAAAAATCAGAAAATAAAGACACTAAAATTCCTATAGAGGGAATTGATGATTTAGCTAACGAAGATGTGATTGAGGAACCAAATGATAAATCAGCCTCAAACGAAACTGCAGCAAAAATTGAAGAACTAGAAAAACTTAATTTTGAGTTAAAAGATACATTGCTGCGGAAAGTAGCAGAGTTCGAAAACTACAAGAGAAGAACTGAAAACGATCAACTCAATCTTTTAAAATACGCGGCTGAATCTTTTATCAAAAACATGCTTCCAATTTATGATGATTTGGAAAGAACTGTTGCGCATGTTGATGATGAAAATAATTTTGAGCAGACTAAAAAAGGAATATTGTTGTTGTTTGAAAAATTTGGCAAAGCTCTAGAAAACCAAGGTGTAAAAAGAATTGAAGCCAAAGGAACAAAATTCGACGTAGCTCTTCATGAAGCGTTGATGCAGCAAAATGTTGAAGGTGCAGAGCCGCATACTGTCCTGGATGTCATTGAGCAAGGATATATTTATAAAGATAAAGTAATTCGTCATGCTAAGGTAATTGTAAGCGGCGATTAA
- the dnaJ gene encoding molecular chaperone DnaJ, translating to MSKRDYYEILGVSKTASQDEIKKSYRKLAMQFHPDRNPGDKAAEDKFKEAAEAYEVLSNDEKRSKYDKYGHSGLRGGQDFHGFNDVNDIFSHFSDIFGGAFGGSSIFDDFFGGSTSSKRSRQRATGTPGNDLKITIKLTLEEIASGTTKKVKIKKYNKCSTCNGSGAKSASAFKTCSVCNGTGELRQVSKSIFGQFVNIAPCNNCSGTGKIISDPCSDCSGDGRKNDESTIKINVPAGVMDGNYMTLRGEGNAGKHGGPAGDIIVLFEELPHDYFRRENDDIIYDLFISFPEAVLGTEVEVPTLNGKAKLKIEQGTQSGKFLKMREKGIQHLNSHGAGDQLVKINIHVPKNVNSKEKELLKELQKQNNIKVEK from the coding sequence ATGAGTAAACGGGATTATTATGAAATTTTAGGGGTATCCAAAACAGCATCCCAAGATGAAATAAAAAAGTCGTACCGAAAATTAGCAATGCAATTTCATCCTGATAGAAATCCAGGTGATAAAGCCGCGGAAGATAAATTTAAAGAAGCGGCTGAAGCGTATGAAGTATTGAGTAATGATGAAAAAAGATCAAAATATGATAAATATGGGCACAGCGGTTTGCGCGGCGGCCAGGATTTCCACGGTTTTAATGATGTTAATGATATCTTTAGCCATTTCTCTGATATTTTTGGAGGAGCATTCGGCGGCTCATCAATTTTTGATGATTTTTTCGGCGGCTCAACATCATCTAAAAGATCGAGACAACGCGCTACAGGTACACCAGGCAACGATTTAAAAATTACAATTAAATTAACATTGGAAGAGATCGCATCGGGTACAACCAAAAAAGTAAAAATTAAAAAATATAATAAATGCTCAACTTGTAATGGAAGCGGCGCAAAAAGCGCTTCAGCATTTAAAACTTGTTCGGTATGTAACGGAACTGGTGAATTGCGACAGGTCTCAAAATCTATCTTTGGTCAATTTGTTAATATTGCTCCTTGTAATAATTGTAGCGGGACAGGCAAAATTATTTCGGACCCTTGTTCCGATTGTTCTGGCGACGGTAGAAAAAATGATGAATCAACTATCAAAATTAATGTACCCGCTGGCGTAATGGATGGAAATTATATGACGCTTCGTGGTGAAGGTAATGCGGGTAAACATGGCGGTCCGGCTGGAGATATAATTGTACTCTTTGAAGAATTGCCTCACGATTATTTTAGGCGTGAAAATGATGACATTATTTATGATCTGTTTATAAGTTTTCCAGAAGCTGTTTTGGGCACCGAAGTCGAAGTTCCTACTTTAAATGGAAAAGCCAAACTCAAAATTGAACAGGGCACTCAATCGGGCAAATTCCTAAAAATGAGGGAAAAAGGAATTCAACACCTTAACAGCCATGGTGCAGGAGATCAACTTGTTAAAATAAATATTCATGTTCCTAAAAATGTTAACTCAAAAGAGAAAGAACTTTTAAAAGAATTACAGAAGCAAAATAATATTAAAGTTGAAAAGTAA